A region of the Dromaius novaehollandiae isolate bDroNov1 chromosome W, bDroNov1.hap1, whole genome shotgun sequence genome:
AATTACGCTGTAAATAAACACAGATCTGATGAAACAGCAAAATTATCACAGTTCTGAGTGTAACGTCAATGTATAAACCTTCTACTCAAGTTTAAAAAAGACTCTAGTCATTAGATGAAAACCAAATGACTTCTGCTTTAGGAACTGTCTCTGATTTGTTACCTAGTGCAACAATATTTTCATCATAAAAGCAACTTAACTGGCAGCCTCATTAAGGCCACCAAGGACTGAGCAAATGGGAAGGCTAAATGGCTCTTTTAACCATTGCTGACAACAGTCCTTCAGGTCAAAAATGAATCACAGCCTTGTCAATATGAGAATAGTGATTTCATTAACATCACCAGCATGGAACATACTTTTTGTGCCAAAAATCTTAAGTCTTGTGTAAAAATTGGCACTGGTTTATCTTAGTATAAAAAACCATAACTAATCAAAAAATAAACGAAGGGGGAAATTTCCCAGGAGAAAACATATAAATGCTAAAACCTCATTTTTACAGTCAGTATACTTTGGTATTAGGCTCAATAATCATAAAACTgccacagcaattttttttattgcccTCCTTGATAATAAGAGttcatgttttcaaaaaacagattttttttgaaaactggagtTGATAGACACTTTCTCAACTGTAGTGTTCGCTTAACAAATCGTATAGAATCAAAGTGTTAAAGCAATGTCTCCTCAAACCAGGGGAAGGTAGCTGCCTCTTCCTATTGACGTACAAGTTTCCTAAGTTTTCTATCGAAGCCAGTGCAGAGGAAACCCCCATACATTGATGTGCTCAGATCTTCCAATATACACAAATGAAACATTCttgaatttgaaataaaattcaatACTGAACGCAGAGATGTTCTAAAAAAGTTTAGAATAAAATATCCACAATTGAAAGTGTATTTCTCTTGCATAAAAAATCCCTTTTATACAGTGCTTTTAGTTTTCAATATCATTTTAATTACACTTTtcaacatataaaaataaatgtaaggtaaaaattgaaaacatttttctgtttacaTGTTATCGAGTAAAGTTAAGTTTTAGATTCTCTTCAAGCAATAACACTAGTTATCTAACAAATTTCAACTGTCCACACTCCATTCTCTGACAAGAAAACTAGATCTCTCTGAACTAAGTATCTACTGACTTAGATTATTTTCGATTATTTACACATCTCAACAATGTGCCACTAAGTCCAATtctcatttttaacattttaatagcAAAGGCAGTAACGCATTGATATATCACTGAAAATGTCACGAAATAGCAAGTCAGACCTGTAATATGACCTGATTTGCAATACTTGCTGTTCAAAATTCACATATTTAAAAACTCCTTTTACCATTGTAATGCAATTTTCAGACTAACATTTACAAAACTCAagatgatttttgtttttatagttttgttttttaaacgaATAGCtagcaaaattaaaatgaatgagcTCTAACCCTGTTTCTTTATAAACTAACAAAAAGACAGTCATGCAGACATGGTTCAGATCTAAATTAAAGTAGAAGATATACAAATCACTGTAGCATTAACTGCTTGTAAGTGTTACACAGGTGAATGAAAATAGAACTGAAAACAGGAGTCAGGACAGGTATGCAGTATATAAGCATTTGTATTATTCAGATAGCCATTACTTGTCATCTTTTGCTTagactaaaaagaaaaacctcacaaATCCCTAAATCTAAACTTCTGGAACCATTTCAAAATATCAGAACAAGTTAAGCATAACACAGAGAAGCTACCACGTTTCAAAAAGACTTGCAGTTTTGAATTAATTCTAGGTGTTGCCTTAGATGTAGCTAGGTTGGAGAACACTAGCAAACAAGTGGCAAGCAATGCAAAGCATGACACAGACTGCAGAATTTACCTTCTGAGCAGCAGGTACTCAAATGGTCAGCTCATTTTGGGATCCAAGCTGTTCACACTTGCTGCTCTTAGCCAGCTGGCTAATTTAGAGCCAGTTCAGATGTAGCTATTGGAAATTGCAAATCAAAGAAATTAGTTGGCGATTAATGGGTAGGCAGAACCCATGTCTCACTGATATCTCAGGCATTTCTCAGATGTTTCCAGTTTATAATGGAAACGCAACTGAAATTTTCCTTAGTTCTAattctgaaatctgaaaaaacAGGTTCTTTACCCAGCGTATCAGTTATCACAATCTGCAAAGTTTCATCCCTCATAACACCTGTCCTCAAACAATTTATAAAAGCAATAGCCATCTCTATTATGAGCTTGGACCATTGTTTTGTCCACCACAAGCTGTCTTCTCTTCCCATCTCCTTCTAAATTGCAAAGAAAAGTCCTATCAGTCATACAGAAACACAGCTGTAGAACAACTGTAGTCACTAATGGAAGCCTCTGCACATGCACTTTAAATGTGCTGCACAAAATGGCACCATATAGTCACTTTTCTGAGCAATTATGAGTCACAACACTTTCAAATAAAGGCTGATTCAAGTGAAACTACATTTAAAACAATATAGCTATCATGAACTATGCTGTTCTTAAATATTTCACCCAATTTCATCTAATTTATAAAGCTCAAAAAGAAACAACCTGACATGGCAGCTCAGCAAACAGACTTGTTAGAAAAAGGCAATGGACTTCCAGTGGATGATGGACACATTTACTGGATGATGCACACAACCCTGGTGAAGCAAGCAGGGATGTCATTACCGTGCTACACTATCCTACCATCTGCAGATATAGGCATACTGCTGAACATTCATTCTCTAGTGGTGGTTTTTAGGAAAAAGGACCCAAAAAACACCCTCTAAGATTAGACAGAAATTAACTAACTTCCCAGTTCCCCACagtatttacaaagcaaaagcagaaaatacaggACTTGTAGGAAAAAAGGGCTTGGTGTAGCTgtgttgtggatttttttttttttttaactttttctaagAGAACCATTAAATCACACACAATACAAAATAATATGCTGCCTATGGAACTACATCTGTGATAAATTAGCTAGTAAGGCTGCCATCCTTAGCTAtgaattttcaaaggcatttttcttAGCTAACTATGCACAATCTTTCACATATTCTGTAACTGCTGTATAATAGAGCTATGCAATTCAGGATAACAAAACTCAAAATCAAACTAATATTGACTGAAACATAATCTATAGCAAGAATTCTAATAATTTTTCccaaagaaggagaaaattagctttttaaagatactataaataatacttttctttttcttttttttttttactggtatCTACATTGCAAATCAAAGAAACCTCTTGAATAAGAGCAGATGATCAcctaaaaatattcctttaataaGTATGTATCAGCAGAAACTTCCCtctaaaatacttaattttattaGTGAAATGGTACCAAAGATAACAAGTATACAAACAATCTCTTTGCTCTATGCTACTTACACATCATAAATAAGACAGCTGTTGTTGCAAGACACAATCCTTCACAGTCTTTCTATAAGCATACAGATTTGTCATTCTTTTATCAGAATAAGCTGTTTACCAGCCAACAGCATGTGGCTTAAACATCACAAAAATGACTGTCTATACTTTACATGGTAAAGCATTTTCTATAGTCTTAAATGTACACAGTGGcaagaaacattaaatccaaTCAAAAATGAAGAGTGATTAAGCAGCTTCACAATCAAACTGGGTTTCATTACCTTATGAACTGGGCAATTTTTCATTCCCTGtaatatgtttacatttttataagAATTAACtatgcaaaggggaaaaaaaaaaaatcaaattgaaagCAAGTAACTAATATGCTATTCAGTTTTTTTAAACTGGCAGACACAACTCTTCCCATGAGGTAAGGCAATTAAGTCATTTGATTGTATtaagttgtattaaaaataatctaCTTGATTTTAGGTATAAGTAAGTTTTAAAGGTATGACTCTTAAGAAATGTCACAACGATGAAACTAATGGAATTCATTCAGAGAACACAAGCCATGTTTTTACTtgacaaaatatttgctttgtgaCATTCTCTTCTAACGTTTTCTccccaaagaatgaaaaaaaatctctaccaTATAACTCCTGTGTAAATTAGATCATTTTTTCCAAACTATTTCTCCCCCCGAAGCTTTGCATACAATTCCTTTTGTATCACCCAACAGGTATAAGAGAAAATGATGGAGAGGTTAACAATTAAGGCCATCCAAATGTAGATTAAGTGTTTAAAGGGCTGTCTTTGATGTAGGTGATAAGAGAATGCTTTTTATTCAGCTACTACTTTTGTACAGTGGTGGTCCccaaaatgcatttttgctttcatctataaatctcttctaaaaaataaaagcaaaaatggaGCTTCAGTATTTTGACAAGTGAATCAAACAACTGTTCTGACATACCACTTGCATTCTTATCTACAGTATGGTGGTGGCAAAATAGCAATAGAGATCATGTAAGATTTAGCTGAAGATGAGTAATAGCACATATACATTTCTAGAAAATACCACATTTTAAGAAGGCACTAAAGCTTCTGCTTGTGctcccatattttttttttaaacaaatgagaaaatttaCTTTCATAATGGCACCTGTACTATTTGCAGCTGAACAGACACACTGCACTACGGCTCAAAACAAAGCTGTAAGTTCTGATAATATCATACAGATGTGCTCACTTCTggaaggacaaaagaaaacaacaaaataaaacaaccccaAAATAACCCAGTAAAGCTAACCTATCATCTATAACATGGCAATGTTCCTTTTAGGATCAGAAAAGTAGCATGCATTGttcaaatactttaaaagaaatactcattttagGGATATtagtaagaaattattttaaataataataccCAAAAATCTCAAGCAGTGAGCAAATGAAAAATGTACTAGTCAGTGGGCATTTAACATAAGAACTGTAAAactgtttatgtttaaaaacccTTTTTCTATAGTTGTCATTTACAACAAAAGAAAGTGTGTATATTTAtgcaccatttccaagcacatcaAACAGTACACGTTGAAGTTTTTGTGGATTCTTTTTTAACCCACAAGGTAAAACAATACAAAATTCATCAACAAGCAATATTTTAAACAACCTTCAATGCATATCTTCAGCTTTTTCGGATAGTACAGGTTTACATCATTGAGTTTCTACTTATTTGTAACAGCTTATGGCAAAACTTAACGTAAATCATTTTACAAATAAGTACAGCCATCACAGAAATGCATGAATTTTCAGAGATGAATAGTTCTGATGGCATCTGCCTTTTCATGGTATAACTACTGGTCCGTGCTCTCTTGCTTACAGCAAGAGGACAACAAAGCTATCACAAAAATTGGAAGAGCTACTAGTACATTATCAACATGTTCAAGTTGATTGCTTTgacattttcttcctcattctggGAAATAAAAAGCTTTGGATTTCACTCCTTAGTTGAGTCAGAGGTCCATTCTTTGCTTTAAACCTCCTCCATTTTAACTGAGAGGTTTTCTTCATTTGGTTGACAGTTCCCATTCTGTTGTAGTTTGACTTCATCTGTCCTTTGTATGTCTCTGTTGTCTACTTCCTTTTCAGTTTCAGCATTCTGATCCTCCTTAGTGTGATCTTTGTCCTACCAAAGATAAAGTTATTTTACGAACAAATCACACTCTCAGCACTACAGGACATAACTTCCAAGCAACTCTTAATATTTTGATTGCCTCAACCTCTACCTGCCTATCTCGTGTcagccattttttaaaacagatgtcagctttacatttgtttttaaaaagctttctttcttttgaagtggCACTCAGAACAATGAGTCACCCCAGAAATTTTTGCCTTAAAGGGATCTACAATGTCTTTATCATcaatactgaaataaaacagaacaaacagtATCATGGAACCTATTAGAAATAGCTCCAGAAATCAAGACTTCATTATGCTTGCTAAATAAAGcaggattaatttttttcttttgtatttttggtCAGATAATCAAACCTTGGTTCTAAGAGAGTTCTTGGATAAGAGAATTACTGAAGCATCCAGTAGACACAATTACCTGAGTCAGCTGTTTTATAGCAGTTGAATAATTATGAGTACAAACTATTCTTCAAAGACAGGCTGCTTTTCAAATTTTAAGATTAAGCAATTGGAagatatttcttttcttaatCACATCACCTTCTGCTTTGTAAGGGAAGGTTCCATGCTTCTCTTCCCAAATCTACCCTTTCAGCTTTACTTCCTGCAGAGTCCTACATGCAACCCAAGACGAAAACAGCCAGGGAGAGGCTGAACTGCAGAATGAAAATTTTTAAGAATAATCTTTTAAGCTTGACAGCCAAGCTATCCCTGAATTCTGCTGCTTAGCTGCACAATCTGCTTCCTGCCTGCTCTTTCAGATAGGCAGCCAGCCAACTCCTAACATACAACatagaatagaaaaagaaagacagaaagcaaaacaaagtgtttCTGTAACCTATTCACACAAGTTCCTACAGGCTCAGTAAGGTTCAAACAGGGAAAGTAATCAAATGGGCCTACTAACATTATTTGGAGAATGATTCATGTCTCCTGATGGCAAGAGCTAAACCCAGGTATCTCAACTGGACATAATTTGGtagacaaaagaaagaaaggataaaaaagggggggaggggaataaaaaagaaaaaagaggagaaggaggagaaagaagaaaaaaggggaggaaggaaaaggaaaaaagagaaggaattccAATTATAGCACTCCACTTTGCATATCACTTGATCACAGAGCTTACCTTCAAAGTAGCAGTGCTTTTGtcagatttttcctttccctccttttctttgctACTTTTTTTCTTGGAGGTGGAGcgttctctttctcttctttcattatttgtatccctttctctttttttttccttcttgttcctACTTAAGAAAATTTTTACTCAAATCAGAAGTTTgatataaaaaagcaaattacTACCAATGCATATATCAAGTGCACTGTATGGTAAGTTGCACAGTTCAGAAACTTTCAGCAAAGCTTCATCCACCTTCAAGCCATTTAGTTACAAATTATTCTCTCATCAGTGGGggttttcaaaaaaaccccaaaacataagAAAGAAGGGTTTTTTAAACTGAGTAAAGCTAAAGAACACAAGTGTTCAAAATGCATggtatttgcaaagaaaaaagaaaactaaactgtATCTGATGAAGGGCTTGTATGGATTTGAAGCAAATCAATTTGGATCACTGACAGATTTTAAACATTCTAGTCTAAAGCATTCCAAAGCTCAAAtccatgaagcttttttttttaaaaaaaaccttaaaacttAATCATACTAACGAGCTGCAATCATCTGAAACAACTACTGCAAATGCAGTAAACCAATGAAAATATTTCGCACATTGTTTTCAATATCGTATCTGCATCCACCTTCTCTCGCTATAGAAAAACACTGAACTTTTCCTTAGAAAAGTGAATGATGATTATTAAGCAGCTACTTGCATAACAAAAACATCCAGGAGAAACACAGACTGAATCAGTTCATTTAACAACGCTGATATTACAACTTTTTCCACCTTTACTACCCAGTAACTTTTATGTTTACATCAAAGCTACCTTCTTGGAGAGGGAGTTCGTGAAgactttctttttgttgttttggatgTTTTAGGAGACTTGGAGGGACTTCTGCTCTTCCTTTTACGCCTTTCTCTGCAGGACCAAGAAACTCAAGATCAGCAATTACGAAAATCATAAACTCAGAAATTGCATGAAACACAGAAAGCTCTTATCTCACAGGACAACTGACTAAACGAATATTCCTGGAGATTAACATCATGTATCACCAAGAATATATGAATTGTACAAAGCAAGCTACATTAGGCTTTGTGTATGTTTCAGTTTGGTGGGAAAGGGGAGAATGGAAGTGGAAAGTAGGAGAAAAGTTGTCCCCTTTTCAGATTTGAGTTTTATGTTTATCCTCACATGCTTGTATTTATATCTGGTATACACACACTGGAATCAGTAACATTATATTAAATAACAGCTTCTTCAGTCAGGAAAAGAATCCATCCAATTGAAAGAGGAACCACACTAAGACAAAGGCATAACTTGAACAACACGAACTTCAAAATTTAACATTAGAAGTTTAAGATCATTGGAGTCCCAGTTCAGCATGACTTAAGTTTAACTCCTGAATATATGAACTAGTGTGCTTGTTGGATTAAAACCAAACAGTGCAAAACAAGGCTCAAGCTGttgtcaaaaaaaacaaaaaacaaaaatcaatatttattattttcctagCTGTCCAGCTCAACAAGCAAATTTATTATTCTACAACACACTCAAGTCCAATAAAGGCAAATCAGAACCCTCAATATTTAACTAAACAGCTATTTTATGTAGGTAAATAAAATTTGCTGAAGTTACTATCCTGGAGCCTGAATATTAAATAACTTGTTGCAAACATACTGAGGCATgtgttaaaataaagcaaaaatggaTCAGGTAAAGCTTCACTCAACGTAAACACAGACATTATATCTGTCAAAATAAGATGACCTTCTCCTATTACCTCTTTATAGAAAGGGAAAAGTAGACGGGAAGAAACATCAAAGAAAAATAGGGAAGTTAAAACCTAAACTTTAAGGTAAGACACAAGCGCTACAATTACGCATTCCAGCTTTTGCAATTCACCAAACTTTTGGCTGGCTCTAACACAGAGAAATGGCACAAGAACCAGCTACTTATTGTCCTCAAGGACTACAGTGTGCAGTCATGTGAAAGGCAAGCATCAGGAGCCAAACAAGAAACGCTACCAGGTATCATACAGAACTCTTTGCAACAGTTTTTATCTTATAGGGAAATCTACAGAACAGAAAGAATACAAACTGAGTTACTAAGTAAGACTAATGACACACGAAAATTAGGATGTGTATATGTCACAGAGCCTCACCAGgtccggaaaaaaaaaaaggcatgacaaAAGTTCTGAACAACAAACCTGCTGGAGCTACGAGATCTTCTTGAAGAGCTATAGCTTCTTGGAGGTGTTTTGgatctcttctctttcttctttttatcatctctttctttttctctttctcgctccttctccccatctttttccttttccttgtctCTGTCCTTCTCTTTGTCCCCTCCTTTGTCCTTATCTCCCTCTTTGTCCTTCACCTTCTCTCTGtccttctccccctctttctcagcatctccttctttttctttgttctggtCTACCTCTTCCCTATCTTTTTCCTTGTCCCTATCTttgtccttttccctttccttgtcCCTGTCCTTATCTTTGTCCTTCTCCTTTTCCCGGTCTCTATCCCTATCCTTATCTCTGACTCTCTCTCgatctttgtttctctctttttctctgtctctgtccttcTCCTTGTCCTTATCCCTGTTTCTCTCTTtatctcgctctctttctttctctctgtctcggtctctctctttctccttgtctcggtctctttctttctccttttctttggccttttctttctccttgaccttttctttgtctcttttcttgtCCCTGTGAAAAGCCAAATAGAAATCCATCTTTGAACTTTCTAATAAAAATTACAACTAACTTCTATAATATACATTAATTTATCAACAGAAAGTATAGctctcaaattaaaaaataataattacacaATATTTAAATCTTCCATCCCCATTTGCCATGAGGGAGTGGCTTGATAGCTAAGGAAAATTTGGAAAGCAAATTGGGGCAGGAGGGACGAAAACCAAAAGAAACCATGATCTTTCAAGCGATGTCATTACACTTTGAGAGAATGTGTTTCTTCACCTTGCAGTTAAGTTACTATACATCCACACATTTTCTACATTTTGTCAGGAATGAGACAAACTCTGCAATTTCTAAATTTATACTTTCCTAACAGGAAGTATGCGATGTAAAATGGGCTGCAGAATAACGACTCCCACAGGAAAAATGCATATAAGTATCCTAGAACTGCTTGGAAGTCCAACATCAACGtatacacagaaacaaaaaacaggaataaaattctACCTAACAAATTATCTCAAAAGGCAGACTATAAGGTCAAAATTCAGTTGAGACAATCCATTAATCTGTAATGTTACTAGGAATTTGCAAATTATCAAacgattaaaaaaaaccctgttcatAAAAAGAATTATCATTTCTTAGGAATGGAAACTCACCGAGAAGGAGAACGACTTCTTGATTTCCGCCTTTCTCTAGATCTAGACCGTTTTTTCAGGGGACTTCTGGATCTCCGTCTGTCCTTGTGTCTTGACAGTGATCTATTGCCAGATCTACTTCTGCATAAAcaacatcagaagaaaaatacttgaatATTGAAACTTCGTAAAAATTAGGTCAACTGAGGGGAAAAACGATACATAAATATTGCctcaaaggaaattaaatataGTTTTCCGCTCAGTACTGTACTGCCTACCAACATTTTCACAAATGTCTATACTTCAAGTTTTACCAGGTGCACACTCTCTCCTTCAAAACTACACCACttaaataaaacttatttttattacaaa
Encoded here:
- the SREK1 gene encoding splicing regulatory glutamine/lysine-rich protein 1 isoform X1, whose protein sequence is MMNSGGIGVPLGFPLGPTSVIQVTNLSSAVTSEQMRTLFGFLGDIEELRLYPPDNAPLAFSSKVCYIKFREASSVGVAQHLTNTVFIDRALIVVPCAEGKIPDEAKALSLLAPAPTMTSLMPGAGLLPIPTPTPLTTLGVSLGTLGAIPAAALDPNITALGEIPQPPIMGNVDPSKIDEIRRTVYVGNLNSQTTTADQLLEFFKQVGEVKFVRMAGDETQPTRFAFVEFADQNSVPRALAFNGVMFGDRPLKINHSNNAIVKPPEMTPQAAAKELEEVMKRVREAQSFISAAIEPESGKSSERKGGRSRSHSRSESRSSSKSRSRRKRSHSKHRSRSGNRSLSRHKDRRRSRSPLKKRSRSRERRKSRSRSPSRDKKRDKEKVKEKEKAKEKEKERDRDKEKERDRDREKERERDKERNRDKDKEKDRDREKERNKDRERVRDKDRDRDREKEKDKDKDRDKEREKDKDRDKEKDREEVDQNKEKEGDAEKEGEKDREKVKDKEGDKDKGGDKEKDRDKEKEKDGEKEREREKERDDKKKKEKRSKTPPRSYSSSRRSRSSSRERRKRKSRSPSKSPKTSKTTKRKSSRTPSPRSRNKKEKKRERDTNNERRERERSTSKKKSSKEKEGKEKSDKSTATLKDKDHTKEDQNAETEKEVDNRDIQRTDEVKLQQNGNCQPNEENLSVKMEEV
- the SREK1 gene encoding splicing regulatory glutamine/lysine-rich protein 1 isoform X2; amino-acid sequence: MMNSGGIGVPLGFPLGPTSVIQVTNLSSAVTSEQMRTLFGFLGDIEELRLYPPDNAPLAFSSKVCYIKFREASSVGVAQHLTNTVFIDRALIVVPCAEGKIPDEAKALSLLAPAPTMTSLMPGAGLLPIPTPTPLTTLGVSLGTLGAIPAAALDPNITALGEIPQPPIMGNVDPSKIDEIRRTVYVGNLNSQTTTADQLLEFFKQVGEVKFVRMAGDETQPTRFAFVEFADQNSVPRALAFNGVMFGDRPLKINHSNNAIVKPPEMTPQAAAKELEEVMKRVREAQSFISAAIEPESGKSSERKGGRSRSHSRSESRSSSKSRSRRKRSHSKHRSRSGNRSLSRHKDRRRSRSPLKKRSRSRERRKSRSRSPSRDKKRDKEKVKEKEKAKEKEKERDRDKEKERDRDREKERERDKERNRDKDKEKDRDREKERNKDRERVRDKDRDRDREKEKDKDKDRDKEREKDKDRDKEKDREEVDQNKEKEGDAEKEGEKDREKVKDKEGDKDKGGDKEKDRDKEKEKDGEKEREREKERDDKKKKEKRSKTPPRSYSSSRRSRSSSRERRKRKSRSPSKSPKTSKTTKRKSSRTPSPRRNKKEKKRERDTNNERRERERSTSKKKSSKEKEGKEKSDKSTATLKDKDHTKEDQNAETEKEVDNRDIQRTDEVKLQQNGNCQPNEENLSVKMEEV
- the SREK1 gene encoding splicing regulatory glutamine/lysine-rich protein 1 isoform X3, producing the protein MTSLMPGAGLLPIPTPTPLTTLGVSLGTLGAIPAAALDPNITALGEIPQPPIMGNVDPSKIDEIRRTVYVGNLNSQTTTADQLLEFFKQVGEVKFVRMAGDETQPTRFAFVEFADQNSVPRALAFNGVMFGDRPLKINHSNNAIVKPPEMTPQAAAKELEEVMKRVREAQSFISAAIEPESGKSSERKGGRSRSHSRSESRSSSKSRSRRKRSHSKHRSRSGNRSLSRHKDRRRSRSPLKKRSRSRERRKSRSRSPSRDKKRDKEKVKEKEKAKEKEKERDRDKEKERDRDREKERERDKERNRDKDKEKDRDREKERNKDRERVRDKDRDRDREKEKDKDKDRDKEREKDKDRDKEKDREEVDQNKEKEGDAEKEGEKDREKVKDKEGDKDKGGDKEKDRDKEKEKDGEKEREREKERDDKKKKEKRSKTPPRSYSSSRRSRSSSRERRKRKSRSPSKSPKTSKTTKRKSSRTPSPRSRNKKEKKRERDTNNERRERERSTSKKKSSKEKEGKEKSDKSTATLKDKDHTKEDQNAETEKEVDNRDIQRTDEVKLQQNGNCQPNEENLSVKMEEV